A genomic region of Chloroflexota bacterium contains the following coding sequences:
- a CDS encoding NUDIX hydrolase — protein MQPWKTLARRTILNHSKFLTVEDHTVELPDGRVIENWSRVILPDYACIVASDDRSQFIFFRQCKYAIEGLTLAPAGGYLEPGEDPLVGAQRELLEETGFVARTWISLGAYPVDANRGCGTANFFLALGVQQIQDRHADDLEEQAVVWLTRAQVEEALAAGEFKELAWVAIVALALRRLDELDCLP, from the coding sequence CAGCAAATTTCTCACGGTCGAAGATCACACCGTCGAATTGCCGGACGGACGCGTGATTGAGAATTGGTCGCGCGTCATTTTGCCGGATTACGCTTGCATCGTGGCGAGTGATGATCGAAGCCAGTTTATCTTTTTTCGCCAATGCAAATATGCGATTGAGGGACTGACGCTTGCGCCGGCAGGTGGCTATCTTGAACCCGGCGAGGATCCGCTGGTTGGCGCGCAACGCGAATTGCTTGAGGAGACCGGCTTCGTCGCGCGCACGTGGATTTCGTTGGGCGCGTATCCGGTGGATGCCAATCGTGGTTGCGGCACAGCTAACTTTTTTCTCGCTTTGGGTGTGCAACAAATCCAAGACCGGCACGCCGATGATCTCGAAGAGCAAGCCGTGGTTTGGCTCACCCGCGCTCAAGTCGAAGAGGCGCTTGCTGCCGGCGAATTCAAAGAACTGGCATGGGTGGCGATTGTCGCGCTCGCGTTGAGGCGGTTAGACGAATTGGATTGTCTACCGTAG
- a CDS encoding acyltransferase encodes MSPENKPKKLASIQALRAIAILLVMLFHLSIIDLKYGGGIALPPRPEFGYGGLDLFIVISGFITVTVTRKKFRSLNVVLNFLYDRATRVYPTYWFFTLLVLGVYIYNPSLVNAAQSNQIDIVASFLLLPDNLLPLVNVGWSLVNQIYFYLVFAVLLLVLAEEHLPWALLVWVFLTAIGELVGRITNLEQDATFALVTHPLNYEFVLGGFAAILFYSKPGRFGRIALVIGVVLYAVSVISMTVFSLPAGWFVWVRAPAYGLPAAFVAYGCVNLEFKKNISIPHWASHLGDASYALYLSHVPTMTLLGHIWAYFFAPNPLANVLILSGILCATTMVGGLSYRLIERPLIEKTRRFKRRLRLASA; translated from the coding sequence ATGTCTCCAGAAAACAAACCAAAAAAACTCGCTAGCATTCAAGCCCTACGCGCTATCGCGATCCTCCTCGTCATGTTATTCCACTTGAGCATCATTGACCTCAAGTACGGCGGTGGAATCGCGCTTCCGCCGCGCCCTGAGTTCGGGTACGGCGGGTTGGACCTATTTATCGTCATCAGTGGCTTCATCACGGTCACGGTCACGCGCAAGAAATTTCGTTCTCTAAACGTTGTTCTGAATTTTCTCTACGACCGCGCCACACGCGTCTATCCGACTTATTGGTTTTTCACATTGCTCGTGCTCGGCGTCTATATCTACAACCCCAGTCTGGTCAATGCCGCCCAGAGTAATCAGATTGATATCGTCGCATCATTTCTCCTCTTACCCGACAACCTACTGCCTCTCGTCAATGTTGGGTGGTCGCTCGTCAACCAAATTTATTTTTATCTTGTCTTTGCCGTCCTGTTGCTCGTCCTCGCCGAAGAACACTTGCCCTGGGCATTATTGGTTTGGGTTTTTCTAACGGCTATCGGCGAGCTGGTCGGACGGATCACCAATCTCGAACAAGACGCGACCTTTGCGCTTGTTACTCACCCGCTGAATTATGAATTTGTTCTCGGCGGTTTCGCCGCGATTCTTTTCTATTCCAAGCCGGGGCGCTTTGGAAGGATTGCTCTCGTGATCGGCGTCGTCCTCTATGCCGTGTCTGTAATCAGCATGACCGTTTTTTCACTTCCTGCAGGATGGTTTGTATGGGTGCGTGCGCCCGCGTATGGATTGCCTGCCGCGTTCGTCGCTTACGGCTGTGTGAATTTAGAATTCAAAAAAAATATTTCGATTCCGCATTGGGCAAGTCACCTGGGGGATGCTTCCTACGCGCTCTATCTTTCACATGTACCAACGATGACGCTGCTTGGACACATTTGGGCGTATTTCTTCGCTCCGAACCCACTTGCAAATGTGTTGATTCTATCCGGTATTTTATGCGCTACAACCATGGTCGGTGGGTTGAGTTATCGGTTGATTGAACGACCCTTGATCGAAAAAACCAGACGGTTCAAACGCAGACTCCGTTTGGCTTCTGCATAG
- the rho gene encoding transcription termination factor Rho, with protein MAETLDYSALEPKTLAELREIAKEQGISGYSRYKKTDLIFRLLRAKAEREGLIFGGGVLQIVEDGIGFLRSDHLLPGPEDVYVSQSQIRRFGLRTGDMVIGQVRPPKDTEKYFGLLRVEAVNGLDPEAAKARPDFDKLTPIFPNQQYKLETKPNILATRLLDMLAPIGRGQRGLIVSPPKAGKTTILKQIANGISENYPDAHLMVVLIGERPEEVTDMDRSVEAEVFSSTFDDVVENQTRVAEMALERAKRLTEGGKDVVVMLDSITRLARAYNLVVPPSGRTLTGGFDPAALYPPKRFFGAARKLEEGGSLTIIATCLIDTGSRMDDLIYEEFKGTGNSEVHLNRKLSERRIFPAIDAERSSTRREELLIEDETLARVWTLRRMMDMMGGGADAIEPVIGRIMKTRTNKEFLMTLNKDAL; from the coding sequence GTGGCAGAAACCCTCGACTATTCAGCGCTCGAACCCAAAACACTCGCCGAACTGCGCGAGATTGCCAAAGAGCAAGGCATCAGCGGCTATTCGCGCTACAAAAAGACGGATCTCATCTTTCGCCTCTTGCGCGCGAAAGCCGAACGCGAAGGATTGATTTTCGGTGGCGGTGTTTTACAGATCGTGGAAGATGGCATCGGCTTTTTGCGCTCCGATCACTTGCTTCCCGGTCCCGAAGATGTGTACGTCTCCCAATCGCAAATCCGTCGTTTTGGATTGCGCACCGGCGACATGGTCATCGGGCAAGTGCGACCACCCAAAGACACGGAAAAGTATTTTGGACTTTTGCGCGTCGAAGCCGTGAACGGTCTTGATCCTGAAGCCGCCAAAGCCCGCCCCGATTTCGATAAACTCACCCCGATCTTCCCGAACCAGCAGTACAAACTCGAAACCAAGCCCAACATTCTCGCGACGCGCCTGCTCGATATGCTCGCGCCGATTGGACGCGGGCAACGCGGGTTGATCGTCTCGCCGCCCAAAGCCGGCAAGACGACGATTCTGAAACAGATCGCGAACGGCATTAGCGAAAATTATCCGGACGCGCACTTGATGGTTGTGTTGATCGGCGAGCGCCCGGAAGAAGTGACCGATATGGATCGTTCGGTCGAAGCGGAAGTCTTCTCGTCCACGTTCGACGACGTGGTCGAAAATCAAACGCGCGTCGCGGAGATGGCGCTCGAGCGCGCGAAACGTTTGACCGAAGGCGGCAAGGATGTCGTCGTGATGCTCGATTCGATCACGCGGCTTGCGCGCGCGTACAACCTCGTCGTGCCGCCGAGCGGACGCACCTTGACCGGCGGTTTCGATCCCGCCGCGCTCTATCCGCCGAAACGCTTTTTCGGCGCGGCGCGCAAACTGGAAGAGGGCGGCTCGTTGACGATTATCGCAACCTGCTTGATTGATACCGGCAGTCGCATGGACGATTTGATTTACGAAGAATTCAAAGGCACGGGCAACAGCGAAGTACATTTGAACCGCAAGTTATCCGAACGCCGCATCTTCCCGGCGATTGACGCGGAGCGATCGAGCACGCGGCGCGAGGAATTGTTGATCGAAGATGAAACGCTGGCGCGCGTGTGGACGTTGCGCCGGATGATGGACATGATGGGCGGCGGCGCGGACGCCATCGAACCGGTGATCGGACGCATCATGAAGACGCGCACCAACAAGGAATTCCTGATGACGCTGAACAAGGACGCGCTGTAA
- a CDS encoding M23 family metallopeptidase, with protein sequence MPEYRLSLSARLKIWLAPIWMQTRDFVREIVEDMPLLTRVASHVGLLLVVALTIAASGVQLNVGGKIEKNNDVALGADLAIVPDPILDDDDSVFRSPIPITNVPKRVRRDVVKYTVKSGDNVSGIADEFEVSADSILWANPKLEDNPDMLSVGQVINIPPVSGVLYTVQSGDSLQKIADKFKTKKVTTDTLIQNMAAFEFNKENHELKAPDFGLTVGQVLMVPGGSKPYTPRVVYAYSGPIPASAARGTGHFGWPVSGRITQKFWTRHPGIDIGAPLGTPIYAADSGYVVTAGWSTVGYGFMILVNHGNGYVTRYGHLSAFSVEVGDSVKKGAMIGRVGSTGNSTGPHLHFEVILSGVHRNPFSYLPGR encoded by the coding sequence ATGCCGGAGTATCGTCTTTCGTTGAGCGCGCGCCTGAAAATTTGGCTCGCGCCCATCTGGATGCAAACGCGCGATTTTGTCCGCGAGATTGTCGAAGACATGCCGTTGCTTACGCGCGTCGCATCGCACGTCGGCTTGTTGCTCGTCGTCGCGTTGACGATTGCCGCGAGTGGCGTGCAATTGAATGTCGGCGGGAAGATCGAAAAAAACAATGACGTGGCGCTGGGCGCAGATTTGGCAATCGTGCCGGATCCGATTCTAGATGACGACGACTCGGTATTTCGTTCGCCGATTCCGATTACGAATGTACCCAAGCGCGTACGTCGCGATGTCGTCAAGTACACGGTCAAGTCCGGCGATAATGTGAGCGGCATCGCGGACGAGTTCGAAGTGAGCGCCGATTCGATTCTGTGGGCGAATCCGAAACTCGAAGATAACCCGGATATGTTATCGGTCGGTCAAGTCATCAACATTCCACCCGTGTCCGGCGTGCTGTACACTGTCCAGTCCGGTGATTCGTTGCAAAAAATCGCGGACAAGTTCAAAACCAAAAAGGTGACGACGGACACGCTGATTCAAAACATGGCGGCGTTCGAATTTAACAAAGAGAATCACGAACTCAAAGCGCCCGACTTTGGTTTGACGGTGGGTCAAGTCCTGATGGTGCCCGGCGGTTCCAAACCGTACACGCCGCGCGTCGTCTATGCGTACAGCGGTCCGATTCCGGCGAGCGCGGCGCGCGGAACGGGACACTTTGGTTGGCCCGTGTCTGGGCGCATTACGCAAAAATTTTGGACGCGCCATCCTGGGATTGATATTGGCGCGCCGCTCGGCACACCGATCTACGCGGCGGATTCCGGTTACGTCGTGACCGCGGGCTGGAGCACGGTTGGTTACGGATTTATGATTCTGGTCAATCATGGAAACGGATACGTGACGCGATATGGGCACTTGAGCGCGTTCAGCGTCGAAGTCGGCGATTCGGTGAAAAAAGGCGCGATGATTGGTCGCGTCGGCAGCACCGGCAATTCGACGGGACCGCACTTGCACTTTGAAGTTATCTTGAGCGGAGTGCATCGTAATCCATTCTCCTACTTGCCGGGACGATAG
- a CDS encoding site-2 protease family protein — MRSALRIGRIMGIDINLDVSWFLIVLLMVYALGFVQFPRELRPNAFFPRADWLSITLGLATTLLLFASVLAHELAHSWMALARGIPVTRITLFIFGGVAQIADEPERPATEFLIAVMGPLMSLVLAILFGGAWLWLSFINGTHWLDVSLAPLILPAGILAQANGSLVLFNLAPGFPLDGGRVLRAALWGAWRDVRRATKWASRAGQALAILMVGGGVILFFVFSDGSGIWYALIGFFLWNAAGQGYRQTLLIESLRNVTVAQLMVRGFPRVAPEILVTEFIEQHLLPVRDQVFAVMAGEEFRGVISIEQIKRLARAEWNVRRVSEVMLPRERLAVLDPQQTGAKALARLSASESDDIAVIEGGALVGFVGRAELTRFIELDTTSK, encoded by the coding sequence ATGCGTAGCGCGTTGCGAATCGGTCGCATCATGGGGATTGATATCAACTTGGATGTGAGTTGGTTTCTCATCGTGCTCTTGATGGTGTACGCGTTGGGCTTTGTGCAATTCCCACGCGAGTTACGTCCGAACGCGTTTTTTCCGCGCGCGGATTGGCTTTCGATTACGTTGGGCTTGGCGACGACATTGTTGTTGTTCGCGTCGGTTCTCGCGCACGAACTCGCGCACTCGTGGATGGCGCTCGCGCGCGGCATTCCGGTTACGCGCATCACGCTGTTCATCTTCGGCGGTGTCGCGCAAATCGCGGATGAGCCCGAGCGCCCTGCGACCGAGTTTCTGATCGCGGTGATGGGTCCACTGATGAGTTTGGTGCTCGCAATTTTATTTGGCGGCGCGTGGTTGTGGTTGTCGTTTATCAACGGTACGCACTGGCTCGACGTTTCGCTCGCGCCGCTGATTTTGCCGGCGGGCATTCTCGCACAGGCGAACGGCTCGCTCGTGTTGTTCAACCTCGCGCCCGGTTTCCCGCTCGATGGGGGACGCGTGTTGCGCGCGGCGTTGTGGGGCGCGTGGCGCGATGTGCGGCGTGCGACCAAGTGGGCGTCGCGCGCGGGACAGGCGCTCGCGATCTTGATGGTGGGCGGCGGCGTGATCCTCTTTTTCGTTTTTTCGGATGGCAGTGGAATTTGGTATGCGCTGATCGGTTTCTTTTTGTGGAACGCGGCGGGGCAGGGTTATCGGCAAACGCTCCTGATTGAATCGTTGCGCAATGTAACAGTGGCGCAGTTGATGGTGCGCGGCTTTCCGCGCGTCGCCCCGGAGATTCTGGTTACGGAATTCATCGAACAACACTTGTTGCCGGTGCGCGACCAGGTTTTCGCGGTGATGGCGGGTGAAGAATTTCGCGGCGTGATTTCGATTGAGCAAATCAAACGCCTGGCGCGCGCGGAATGGAACGTGAGACGCGTAAGCGAAGTGATGCTACCGCGCGAGCGGCTCGCCGTGCTCGATCCGCAACAGACCGGCGCCAAGGCGCTCGCGCGGTTAAGCGCGAGCGAGTCGGACGACATCGCGGTGATCGAAGGTGGCGCACTCGTCGGCTTTGTCGGTCGCGCAGAACTGACACGATTTATCGAGTTGGACACGACAAGTAAGTGA
- a CDS encoding AtpZ/AtpI family protein — translation MRDTFRALDLLFRLSALFIVSTFGALLLGIWVDRTMGTAPLATLALMISGIIVGTVATYRVVRESNDRLAPPPKSDSKADTQSRDELRGGP, via the coding sequence ATGCGCGACACGTTTCGTGCGCTGGACTTGCTTTTTCGCCTAAGCGCGCTGTTCATTGTTTCGACGTTTGGCGCGCTCTTGCTCGGCATCTGGGTAGATCGTACAATGGGCACAGCGCCGCTTGCCACGCTCGCGTTGATGATTTCGGGCATTATCGTGGGAACCGTAGCTACTTATCGCGTGGTGCGAGAATCAAATGACCGGCTCGCCCCGCCGCCGAAATCAGATTCCAAAGCCGACACCCAATCCCGTGACGAATTGCGAGGAGGACCGTAG
- the atpB gene encoding F0F1 ATP synthase subunit A: MNRTTLIIIIVLLVLPSVLVYAGIFPTFDSKSVTASVAVKPEVLFNLNFGAFKFEISNTLLTTWIVTLLIVLFVYFATRQMSLIPSGLQNLLELIIEMLDGLATSVAGERGRMFFPWIATIFLFVLVSNWLGLIPGFGPVGYIPVSEEHPAPKGIMTFDLGKGFSDAIGPEHKAAAGAKEGEHSSAPAEEEEQVLAPFVRSPSTDMNTTLALALISVIATQVYGMKVVGPIKYWTKFFAFAKLGDFFGALFKGKFNIGLLMFGFLDLFVGLLEFISEMVKILSFTFRLFGNIFAGEVVLLIMAFLFSALPLPFYGLELFVGFMQAFVFCILTLVFMTIATTAHSAEAHH, translated from the coding sequence GTGAATCGTACTACTCTCATTATCATTATTGTATTACTTGTTCTGCCCAGTGTCCTCGTTTACGCTGGAATCTTTCCGACCTTTGACAGCAAATCGGTGACTGCCTCGGTGGCAGTCAAGCCCGAAGTCCTCTTTAACCTAAATTTCGGCGCTTTCAAGTTCGAAATCTCGAATACACTCCTCACGACCTGGATTGTGACGCTCCTGATCGTCCTCTTTGTATACTTTGCGACACGCCAAATGTCGCTGATCCCTAGTGGTTTGCAAAACCTGCTCGAATTGATTATCGAAATGCTCGACGGTCTCGCGACGAGTGTCGCGGGTGAACGCGGACGCATGTTCTTTCCCTGGATCGCGACGATTTTCCTTTTCGTCTTGGTTTCGAACTGGCTCGGCTTGATTCCGGGTTTCGGTCCGGTTGGATATATTCCGGTCAGTGAAGAACATCCCGCGCCAAAAGGCATTATGACGTTCGACCTCGGCAAAGGATTTTCGGACGCGATCGGTCCCGAACACAAAGCCGCCGCGGGGGCAAAAGAAGGTGAACATTCTTCGGCACCGGCGGAAGAAGAAGAACAAGTCCTGGCGCCGTTCGTGCGCTCGCCTTCGACCGATATGAACACAACACTCGCGCTCGCGCTCATCTCGGTCATCGCGACCCAGGTTTATGGGATGAAGGTCGTCGGTCCGATCAAATACTGGACGAAATTTTTTGCCTTTGCCAAGCTGGGCGATTTCTTTGGCGCGTTGTTCAAGGGCAAATTCAACATCGGTTTGTTGATGTTCGGATTCCTTGATCTGTTCGTGGGCTTGCTCGAATTCATCAGCGAGATGGTGAAAATCCTCTCGTTCACCTTTCGTCTTTTTGGCAACATCTTTGCGGGCGAAGTGGTCTTGCTCATCATGGCATTCCTCTTTTCCGCGTTGCCGCTTCCATTCTACGGACTGGAACTGTTCGTCGGCTTTATGCAGGCGTTCGTGTTCTGCATCTTGACGCTCGTGTTCATGACGATTGCAACCACCGCGCACAGCGCGGAGGCACATCATTAA
- the atpE gene encoding ATP synthase F0 subunit C, with protein sequence MTDAGLRLIAAALAIGLGTIGPGIGLGLLVNSALGAIGRNPEAAGTVQINMFIGIAVTEALGIFALVVSLLIGFKIF encoded by the coding sequence ATGACTGACGCAGGACTACGACTCATTGCCGCCGCGCTCGCGATCGGCTTGGGCACGATTGGACCAGGCATCGGCTTGGGTTTGCTCGTCAACTCGGCATTGGGCGCGATTGGACGCAACCCCGAAGCTGCGGGCACCGTGCAGATCAACATGTTCATCGGTATCGCCGTGACCGAAGCGCTCGGTATCTTTGCGTTGGTGGTCTCGCTGTTGATCGGGTTCAAGATTTTCTAA
- the atpF gene encoding F0F1 ATP synthase subunit B codes for MDKLGINLAWLAAQVINFFVLFFLLGAFAYKPVLKMLESRKQKIQESLEYAEKVKRDAAEQQKEFDRKLEETRRETQAASAAAAQVGEKEREVILAQAREDARKLIEQAKEQIEYERKQMLSDLREEVVRLSLAAAQKVINQSLDEKAHRQLIGDFLAQADTLGKN; via the coding sequence TTGGACAAGTTAGGTATCAATCTTGCATGGCTTGCCGCACAAGTCATCAACTTTTTCGTGCTCTTTTTCCTCTTGGGCGCGTTCGCGTACAAGCCCGTGCTCAAGATGCTTGAATCGCGCAAGCAAAAAATTCAAGAGAGTCTCGAATACGCCGAAAAGGTCAAGCGCGATGCGGCGGAACAACAAAAGGAATTCGACCGCAAGTTAGAAGAGACGCGCCGTGAAACGCAAGCTGCTTCTGCCGCCGCCGCGCAAGTAGGTGAGAAGGAACGCGAGGTGATTCTCGCGCAAGCCCGCGAAGACGCGCGCAAATTGATCGAGCAGGCAAAAGAGCAAATCGAGTACGAGCGCAAACAAATGCTTTCCGATTTGCGCGAAGAAGTCGTGCGCTTGTCGCTCGCCGCGGCGCAAAAAGTCATCAACCAGTCGCTTGACGAAAAGGCACACCGCCAGTTGATCGGCGATTTCCTCGCGCAGGCAGACACGCTGGGCAAGAACTAG
- a CDS encoding F0F1 ATP synthase subunit delta produces the protein MADERLAQTYAQALFEQAVGNWLAPLKAVSAALTKSGLTDKLDDTGTAFSQKQELLKSALPTNTAPQVQNLVSLLVSKNQAHLLPQVVAEFERYAQRTPASAIAHVTSAVALTDAEKQTLETKLRVQFGKETVFDYSVDANVLGGVIVRVGDKVIDASVAGKLAALKEKLK, from the coding sequence GTGGCAGACGAACGATTAGCCCAGACATACGCGCAAGCCCTGTTCGAGCAGGCGGTTGGCAACTGGCTCGCGCCGCTCAAAGCCGTTTCGGCGGCGTTGACGAAATCTGGTTTGACCGACAAGTTGGACGATACGGGAACCGCGTTTTCGCAAAAGCAAGAACTACTCAAATCCGCGCTGCCGACGAATACCGCGCCGCAAGTGCAGAACCTGGTTTCCTTGCTCGTGAGCAAAAACCAGGCGCACCTGCTTCCGCAAGTCGTCGCCGAGTTTGAACGGTACGCGCAACGAACGCCGGCGAGCGCGATCGCACACGTCACGAGCGCGGTGGCGCTGACGGACGCGGAAAAGCAAACGCTCGAAACGAAACTGCGCGTGCAATTCGGCAAAGAGACGGTGTTCGACTACAGTGTAGATGCCAACGTTCTCGGCGGCGTGATCGTGCGCGTGGGCGACAAGGTGATTGACGCGAGCGTTGCCGGGAAACTGGCGGCGCTGAAAGAAAAACTAAAGTAG